Proteins from one Catenulispora sp. MAP5-51 genomic window:
- a CDS encoding DUF6104 family protein, which translates to MYFTDRGIEELDKRRGDEEVSLSWLAEQLRTFTDLNPEFETAVDRLATWLARLDDED; encoded by the coding sequence ATGTACTTCACGGACCGGGGCATCGAGGAGCTGGACAAGCGCCGCGGAGACGAGGAGGTGTCGCTGTCCTGGCTGGCCGAGCAGCTGCGCACCTTCACCGATCTGAACCCGGAGTTCGAGACGGCGGTGGACCGGCTGGCCACCTGGCTGGCGCGGCTGGACGACGAGGACTGA
- a CDS encoding DUF4097 domain-containing protein, with translation MTRHELSGPDRLAFEGIHRLKVVTTSGRVDVVGAGEDGAAVVDVTRVKGEEPLVVAAEDGELTVRHGEFRPNVLGWLMHGRKIEADISIQVPPDCLVDVTVVSGPLVVSNLHERTRVQGVSGEITLAQLHGPTDVKTVSGAITAESVTDDLSAHTVSGPITVIALGTQNTIKAGTTSGAITVDLEDGSDAPRLELNVVSGQVIVRAPENANLEVDMSTMSGRTVTTFDGLDSQALFGNKQIPFTKPRQLSGRLGTGQGRLKARAVSGDMTLLRRAVDPALLGADADGEDGEDR, from the coding sequence ATGACGAGACACGAGCTGAGCGGGCCGGACAGGCTCGCCTTCGAGGGGATCCACCGGCTGAAAGTCGTCACCACCTCGGGCCGGGTGGACGTGGTCGGCGCCGGCGAGGACGGCGCGGCCGTGGTGGACGTGACCCGGGTCAAGGGCGAGGAGCCCCTGGTGGTCGCGGCCGAGGACGGCGAGCTGACGGTGCGGCACGGCGAGTTCCGGCCGAACGTGCTCGGCTGGCTGATGCACGGCCGCAAGATCGAGGCCGACATCTCCATCCAGGTGCCGCCGGACTGCCTGGTGGACGTCACCGTGGTGTCCGGGCCCCTGGTGGTGTCCAACCTGCACGAGCGGACCCGGGTCCAGGGCGTGTCCGGCGAGATCACCCTGGCCCAGCTGCACGGGCCCACCGACGTCAAGACGGTCTCCGGCGCGATCACCGCCGAGAGCGTCACCGACGACCTGAGCGCGCACACCGTCTCCGGGCCGATCACCGTGATCGCCCTGGGGACGCAGAACACGATCAAGGCCGGCACCACGTCGGGTGCGATCACGGTGGACCTCGAGGACGGCAGCGACGCCCCGCGCCTGGAGCTGAACGTGGTCTCCGGCCAGGTCATCGTGCGCGCCCCGGAGAACGCGAACCTGGAGGTGGACATGTCCACGATGAGCGGCCGCACCGTCACCACCTTCGACGGGCTGGACTCCCAGGCGCTGTTCGGGAACAAGCAGATCCCCTTCACCAAGCCGCGGCAGTTGTCCGGACGTCTGGGCACCGGACAGGGCAGGCTGAAGGCGCGGGCGGTGTCCGGTGACATGACGCTGCTGAGAAGGGCCGTCGACCCCGCCCTGTTGGGCGCGGACGCCGACGGCGAAGATGGAGAGGATCGTTAG
- a CDS encoding PadR family transcriptional regulator encodes MAPVFGHGRLRLYLLKLLAESPKHGYEIIQQLKERFQGLYAPSAGTVYPRLSRLESEGLIRHETDERGRKVYHITDAGRTELAARADDMDALETEIRESVSSLAEEIRDEVKESARHIQEELRAAAAEARTEARNEARNESRSEARSESKKGRGPLPHPPADRSQWGKDEWREWKRAQNDWKEQWKDQWAAQWREHWQDEASRWQRFAQDSVDDWTGRRTRDRADREQLDELRATFMRFRDEVRTMAREHQADIPVTQDQLNAAREVLERAARELRDIFRG; translated from the coding sequence ATGGCACCCGTCTTCGGACACGGACGGCTGCGGCTGTACCTGTTGAAGCTGCTCGCCGAGAGCCCCAAGCACGGGTACGAGATCATCCAGCAGCTCAAGGAGCGGTTCCAGGGCCTGTACGCGCCCAGCGCCGGCACGGTGTACCCGCGCCTGTCGCGCCTGGAGAGCGAGGGCCTGATCCGGCACGAGACCGACGAGCGCGGCCGCAAGGTGTACCACATCACCGACGCCGGCCGGACCGAGCTCGCCGCGCGCGCCGACGACATGGACGCGCTGGAGACCGAGATCCGCGAGTCGGTCAGCAGCCTGGCCGAGGAGATCCGCGACGAGGTCAAGGAATCCGCCCGGCACATCCAGGAGGAGCTGCGCGCCGCCGCCGCCGAGGCCCGCACCGAAGCCCGCAACGAAGCCCGCAACGAGTCCCGCAGCGAGGCCCGCAGCGAGTCCAAGAAGGGCCGCGGCCCGCTCCCGCACCCGCCCGCGGACCGCTCGCAGTGGGGCAAGGACGAGTGGCGCGAGTGGAAGCGCGCGCAGAACGACTGGAAGGAACAGTGGAAGGACCAGTGGGCCGCGCAGTGGCGCGAGCACTGGCAGGACGAGGCCTCGCGCTGGCAGCGCTTCGCGCAGGACAGCGTGGACGACTGGACCGGCCGCCGCACCCGCGACCGGGCCGACCGCGAGCAGCTGGACGAGCTGCGCGCGACGTTCATGCGCTTCCGCGACGAGGTGCGGACCATGGCGCGCGAGCACCAGGCCGACATCCCGGTGACCCAGGACCAGCTCAACGCGGCGCGCGAGGTGCTGGAGCGGGCGGCCCGGGAGCTGCGGGACATCTTCCGGGGCTGA
- a CDS encoding AAA family ATPase, which produces MIDLGQTGQIFGEHGIGKTATFAAHIKAAYEDTELVYVPAANLAPDDLLVNAPVRDPRTGELVLRQLVMRQLKPGRRFVLLIDDSLQAGPAIQSQLMQIACNWTLGEHDLRALGCIGVFLADNESLAETAARRSDFAILDRMVTIKVTANDTAWRDALRRKFGQFDLTGVFRVWAAQPPEIRRLLSPRTLEHVLANAAEGFPLVWGLPLLNGTRLRLALPAAEGTRAKEVDRTAEILDAIAGALNVPNRATIADPVRRLVRAALKNRWCVLVQGPPGCGKTEVVRTLIQEVLRRDPLYFSLPVTNVEDLCAPVPSPDGTLDNLLAAGFTGDEPKAVVWDEYNRPKDKAAFARLMEITQEWSVAGRPIRGLRAQIALQNPPYHVGRKLLVSRNNIAQASRFTASLDITPEDIPANEWLIAKYGPIAETVLEWWKNDIDDEGRAWITKRTLERLIRLHGRGLPLQQGLVYLGDGEYAPVPLGALTARLAGSQRTGLKELAADVDSWERRLALAVAGNAEGDDASDVVHQVFANAELSQLKKQREVVIRLAAHLPPKLRATYLVGASEDAQAFWVGVLAACRARQASARIP; this is translated from the coding sequence ATGATCGACCTGGGCCAGACCGGGCAGATCTTCGGCGAGCACGGCATCGGCAAGACGGCCACGTTCGCCGCGCACATCAAGGCCGCCTACGAGGACACCGAGCTGGTCTACGTCCCGGCCGCCAACCTGGCCCCGGACGACCTGCTGGTGAACGCCCCGGTCCGCGATCCGCGCACCGGCGAGCTGGTGCTGCGCCAGCTGGTGATGCGCCAGCTCAAGCCGGGGCGCCGGTTCGTGCTGCTGATCGACGACTCGCTGCAGGCCGGACCCGCGATCCAGTCGCAGCTGATGCAGATCGCCTGCAACTGGACCCTCGGCGAGCACGACCTGCGGGCCCTGGGCTGCATCGGCGTCTTCCTGGCCGACAACGAGTCGCTGGCCGAGACCGCGGCGCGGCGCAGCGACTTCGCGATCCTGGACCGGATGGTCACCATCAAGGTGACCGCGAACGACACGGCCTGGCGGGACGCGCTGCGCCGCAAGTTCGGCCAGTTCGACCTGACCGGCGTCTTCCGGGTCTGGGCCGCGCAGCCCCCGGAGATCCGCCGGCTGCTCTCCCCGCGCACGCTGGAGCACGTCCTGGCCAACGCCGCCGAGGGCTTCCCGCTGGTCTGGGGCCTGCCGCTGCTCAACGGCACCCGGCTGCGGCTGGCGCTGCCGGCCGCCGAGGGCACCCGGGCCAAGGAGGTGGACCGCACCGCCGAGATCCTGGACGCGATCGCCGGGGCGCTGAACGTCCCGAACCGCGCCACGATCGCCGACCCGGTGCGGCGCCTGGTGCGCGCGGCGCTGAAGAACCGGTGGTGCGTGCTGGTCCAGGGCCCGCCCGGCTGCGGCAAGACCGAGGTGGTCAGGACGCTGATCCAGGAGGTGCTGCGGCGCGACCCGCTGTACTTCTCGCTGCCGGTGACCAACGTCGAGGACCTGTGCGCCCCGGTCCCCTCCCCCGACGGCACCCTGGACAACCTGCTGGCCGCCGGCTTCACCGGGGACGAGCCCAAGGCCGTGGTCTGGGACGAGTACAACCGGCCCAAGGACAAGGCGGCCTTCGCCCGGCTGATGGAGATCACCCAGGAATGGTCGGTGGCCGGCCGCCCGATCCGCGGCCTGCGCGCCCAGATCGCGCTGCAGAACCCGCCGTACCACGTGGGCCGCAAGCTCCTGGTGTCCCGCAACAACATCGCCCAGGCCTCGCGCTTCACCGCGTCGCTGGACATCACCCCGGAGGACATCCCGGCGAACGAATGGCTGATCGCCAAGTACGGCCCGATCGCCGAGACAGTCCTGGAGTGGTGGAAGAACGACATCGACGACGAGGGCCGCGCCTGGATCACCAAGCGCACCCTGGAGCGCCTGATCCGGCTGCACGGCCGCGGCCTGCCGCTCCAGCAGGGCCTGGTCTACCTCGGCGACGGCGAGTACGCCCCGGTCCCGCTGGGCGCCCTGACCGCCCGCCTGGCCGGCTCCCAGCGCACCGGACTGAAGGAGCTGGCAGCCGACGTCGACTCCTGGGAACGGCGCCTGGCGCTGGCGGTGGCCGGCAACGCAGAGGGCGACGACGCCTCCGACGTGGTCCACCAGGTCTTCGCCAACGCCGAGCTGTCGCAGCTGAAGAAGCAGCGCGAGGTGGTGATCCGCCTGGCCGCGCACCTGCCGCCGAAACTGCGGGCCACGTACCTGGTCGGCGCCTCGGAGGACGCGCAGGCCTTCTGGGTCGGTGTGCTGGCGGCTTGCCGAGCGCGGCAGGCTTCCGCCAGGATTCCGTGA
- a CDS encoding SDR family NAD(P)-dependent oxidoreductase — MGLDELSRALADLKGLPIDDPARLRAERIAESFVRYGRTRRKKELRARREAADRAVLAASATGAAGRREDAALVAPGGGASAGGPAAAIGQANQQAGMPVMAPGDVSVANDLAAPASDAASVGTLLRPRRCYVCKQHFTEVSAFYHQLCPPCAAENLAWRSARTPLDGRRALVTGGRVKIGFRVALMLLRDGASVRVVTRFPHDAIRRFREVEDSAKWLDRLSVTGLDLRDPRQVIELCDGLLAAGEPLDILINNAAQTVRRPEASYAPLIAADRAAAAVLRGGLRELAPITGYHGVGAEVVPQGLELAVDENGLLPDPSPHNSWSARLGELDPVEVLEVHLVNAVAPALLADRLLPLMAASPFSRRYIVNVTAVEGRFEVRNKTAGHPHTNMAKAALNMLTRTSAEALARRGIHLSSVDTGWITDEKPMPSKARHAESGFRTPLDIIDGAARIYHPIVSGEAGEPLSGVFLKDYRAVAW, encoded by the coding sequence ATGGGCCTGGACGAGTTGAGCCGTGCACTGGCGGACCTGAAGGGCCTGCCGATCGACGACCCGGCCCGGCTGCGCGCCGAACGCATCGCGGAGTCCTTCGTGCGCTACGGCCGGACCCGGCGCAAGAAGGAACTGCGGGCCCGGCGCGAGGCCGCCGACCGCGCGGTGCTGGCGGCTTCGGCGACCGGGGCCGCGGGGCGGCGGGAGGATGCGGCGCTGGTGGCGCCGGGCGGCGGGGCGTCCGCGGGTGGACCGGCGGCGGCGATCGGGCAGGCGAACCAGCAGGCTGGCATGCCGGTGATGGCGCCGGGTGATGTCTCTGTGGCGAATGACTTGGCGGCCCCGGCAAGCGATGCGGCGTCGGTCGGAACGTTATTGCGCCCGCGCCGCTGCTACGTCTGCAAGCAGCACTTCACCGAGGTCTCAGCCTTCTACCACCAGCTCTGTCCTCCCTGCGCGGCCGAGAACCTGGCCTGGCGCTCGGCCCGCACCCCGCTGGACGGCCGACGCGCACTGGTCACCGGCGGCCGGGTGAAGATCGGGTTCCGGGTCGCGCTGATGCTGCTGCGGGACGGCGCCTCGGTGCGGGTGGTCACCCGCTTCCCGCATGACGCGATACGCCGCTTCCGGGAGGTCGAGGACAGCGCCAAGTGGCTCGACCGGCTGAGCGTCACCGGCCTCGATCTGCGCGACCCGCGCCAGGTCATCGAGCTCTGTGACGGTCTCCTGGCCGCCGGCGAGCCGCTGGACATCCTGATCAACAACGCCGCGCAGACGGTGCGGCGGCCGGAAGCCTCCTACGCGCCGCTGATCGCGGCCGACCGGGCCGCGGCGGCTGTTTTGCGAGGCGGGCTCCGGGAGCTGGCACCGATCACCGGCTATCACGGCGTCGGCGCCGAGGTGGTTCCGCAGGGCCTTGAGCTCGCCGTCGACGAGAACGGCCTGCTCCCGGACCCCTCGCCGCACAACTCGTGGTCGGCCAGGCTCGGCGAGCTGGATCCGGTCGAGGTGCTGGAGGTGCACCTGGTCAACGCCGTCGCGCCCGCGCTGCTGGCCGACCGGCTGCTGCCGCTGATGGCCGCCTCGCCGTTCTCCCGGCGCTACATCGTGAACGTCACGGCCGTCGAGGGGCGGTTCGAGGTGCGCAACAAGACCGCGGGGCACCCGCACACCAACATGGCCAAGGCCGCGCTCAACATGCTGACCCGGACCAGCGCCGAGGCGCTGGCGCGGCGCGGGATCCACCTGAGCAGCGTGGACACCGGGTGGATCACCGACGAGAAGCCGATGCCGAGCAAGGCCCGGCACGCCGAGAGCGGCTTCCGGACTCCGCTGGACATCATCGACGGCGCGGCGCGGATCTATCACCCGATCGTCAGCGGCGAGGCGGGCGAGCCGTTGTCCGGCGTGTTCCTGAAGGACTACCGGGCGGTGGCCTGGTGA
- a CDS encoding ribonuclease inhibitor, with product MSGFQARPADELAPVLAWLRRGEAVSARTAFPAGTALPDGRLDMCKQDLGPLGAAAVANALPEGGGPVKHLLLGTDGLGDGGVAAVAPKAVASRVETLYLGCNTIGGGGVCEIANQLIASPGVVKALWLKRNPIGPDGVRAVAETVRAGTVLRTIDLTQTGLAAPDVATLVDAMIAAGGGAHAIERLYVSGNRLGADGAQELARLLAAGAVAELYVSAAHLGDAGAQTLAAALRAAPPAALRRVSVASNGIGPAALAELVAAAAEAGVELFDAGRVKAAAVLAADDNRLDESGAATIAEALSAAPHGLAFVNLRYTGLGSPGALKLLAGAQRAATPTRYTLGTGIAKRVKKELTALAARIPASVFDVAPDVRAIRSVYRTAPPA from the coding sequence ATGAGCGGGTTCCAGGCGCGCCCCGCCGACGAGCTGGCGCCGGTGCTGGCGTGGCTGCGGCGCGGCGAGGCGGTGAGCGCCCGGACCGCCTTCCCGGCCGGGACCGCGCTGCCCGACGGCCGGCTGGACATGTGCAAGCAGGACCTGGGGCCGCTCGGCGCCGCCGCGGTCGCGAACGCGCTGCCCGAGGGCGGCGGCCCGGTGAAGCATCTGCTGCTGGGCACCGACGGGCTCGGCGACGGCGGCGTGGCCGCGGTCGCCCCGAAGGCGGTCGCGTCCCGGGTCGAGACGCTCTACCTGGGCTGCAACACCATCGGCGGCGGCGGGGTCTGCGAGATCGCGAACCAGCTGATCGCCTCCCCCGGCGTGGTGAAGGCGCTGTGGCTCAAGCGCAATCCGATCGGCCCGGACGGCGTGCGCGCGGTCGCCGAGACGGTGCGCGCCGGCACCGTGCTGCGCACCATCGACCTGACCCAGACCGGCCTGGCCGCGCCGGACGTCGCCACGCTCGTCGACGCGATGATCGCGGCCGGCGGCGGAGCCCACGCGATCGAACGCCTCTACGTCAGCGGCAACCGGCTCGGCGCCGACGGCGCGCAGGAGTTGGCCCGGCTGCTGGCCGCCGGCGCGGTCGCAGAGCTCTACGTCTCGGCCGCGCACCTCGGCGACGCCGGGGCCCAGACGCTGGCGGCGGCGTTGCGCGCCGCACCGCCCGCAGCGCTGCGCCGCGTCTCGGTGGCCAGCAACGGCATCGGTCCGGCGGCGCTCGCGGAACTGGTCGCGGCCGCTGCTGAAGCCGGCGTCGAGCTCTTCGACGCCGGACGGGTGAAGGCCGCCGCCGTCCTGGCCGCCGACGACAACCGGCTCGACGAGTCCGGCGCGGCGACGATCGCCGAAGCCCTCTCCGCCGCGCCGCACGGTCTCGCGTTCGTCAACCTGCGCTACACCGGCCTCGGCAGCCCCGGCGCGCTGAAGCTCCTGGCCGGCGCCCAGCGGGCTGCCACACCGACCCGCTACACGCTCGGCACCGGGATCGCCAAGCGGGTCAAGAAGGAGCTCACCGCGCTGGCCGCCCGCATCCCGGCATCAGTGTTCGACGTCGCGCCGGACGTCCGGGCGATCCGCAGCGTCTACCGGACCGCGCCGCCGGCCTGA
- a CDS encoding zinc-binding dehydrogenase produces MFAVSAVRIDSKDPLSGLELGERAEPEPRAGWTTVTVKAAALNHHDLWTLRGVGITEDKLPMILGCDAAGLDEDGNEVIIHSVIDARDGKPSILTEAYDGTFAQKVLVPKANLVAKPASLSWEQAACLPTAWLTAYRMLFRNSGLRPGDTVLIQGAGGGVATAAIVLARAAGFRVWTTSRSEEKRARAVELGAHAAFESGARLPERVDAVMETVGAATWAHSVKSLRPEGTIVISGATSGAMPPAELTRIFFLQLRVVGSTMGSLDELKALARLCDTTDVRPVVDSVLPLDQARTGFERMEQGEAFGKIVFTV; encoded by the coding sequence ATGTTCGCAGTGAGCGCCGTGCGCATCGACTCCAAGGACCCCCTCTCCGGCCTCGAGCTCGGGGAACGCGCCGAGCCCGAGCCCCGCGCGGGCTGGACCACGGTCACGGTGAAGGCCGCGGCCCTGAACCACCACGACCTGTGGACCCTGCGCGGCGTGGGCATCACCGAGGACAAGCTGCCGATGATCCTGGGCTGCGACGCCGCCGGGCTCGACGAGGACGGCAACGAGGTGATCATCCACTCGGTGATCGACGCGCGCGACGGCAAGCCGTCCATCCTCACCGAGGCCTACGACGGCACCTTCGCGCAGAAGGTGCTGGTGCCCAAGGCCAACCTGGTCGCCAAGCCGGCCTCGCTGTCGTGGGAGCAGGCCGCGTGCCTGCCGACCGCCTGGCTCACCGCCTACCGCATGCTGTTCCGCAACTCCGGCCTGCGCCCCGGTGACACGGTCCTGATCCAGGGCGCCGGCGGCGGCGTGGCGACCGCGGCGATCGTGCTGGCGCGGGCCGCCGGGTTCCGGGTCTGGACGACGTCGCGCAGCGAGGAGAAGCGCGCGCGGGCTGTGGAGCTCGGCGCGCACGCCGCCTTCGAGTCCGGCGCCCGCCTGCCCGAGCGCGTGGACGCGGTGATGGAGACGGTCGGCGCCGCGACCTGGGCGCACTCGGTGAAGTCGCTGCGCCCCGAGGGCACCATCGTCATCTCCGGCGCCACCTCCGGCGCGATGCCCCCGGCCGAGCTGACCCGCATCTTCTTCCTGCAGCTGCGCGTCGTCGGCTCGACCATGGGCTCGCTGGACGAACTCAAGGCGCTGGCCCGGCTGTGCGACACCACGGACGTCCGGCCGGTCGTGGACTCGGTGCTGCCGCTGGACCAGGCCCGGACCGGTTTCGAGCGGATGGAGCAGGGCGAGGCCTTCGGGAAGATCGTCTTCACGGTCTGA
- a CDS encoding ATP-binding domain-containing protein → MSRGTEEILHEQRYLDFLYKRLDALRGHTEDQLSGVLLAGTGTQQARTERDTLATAGSVRIAQLDAAEEGLCFGRLDLVEGERRYVGRIGILGDDGDFEPLLVDWRAPAARPFYVATSAAPQGVRRRRSIRTRFRTVVGIDDDVLDLDIAAEGDASGLVGEGALLAALTAGRTGRMRDVVETIQAEQDHAIRSELRGVLVVQGGPGTGKTAVALHRAAYLLYTYRERLAKRGVLIVGPNPTFLRYVSHVLPALGETSAVLATVGEMFPGVRASRADAPEVAEIKGRAAMADLVAGAVRARQRVPEDVLEVVYEGVKYRLDRQTCEAARELGRKTSRLPNLGRKAFAEYVIDTLAGQVVDRLNDDPHRQETLAMVNLIAEELGEDPAEMADGVFLGRADRDQIAASLADEPSVQEALDWLWPQLTPQRMLAELFATPELLREAVEEVGKSVGNSVGTVGNSVGTTAGGAPLLTDAEIDLLVRTPGGWSAADIPLLDEAAELLGDSDTAEAAARAEAERRARIAYAQGALEVAEGSRSIDLEDPREEIVTAVDLVSAEMLAERFEEVDGRSVAERAMADRTWTFGHVIVDEAQELSPMAWRLLMRRCPARSMTLVGDVAQTGDPAGAASWGGVLAPHVGDRWRLAELTVNYRTPSEIMAVAAEVLERIDPGLKPPRSVRSSGEEPWRVSVPASGLAAKVAELALAEDSALASGASAAVGDTGDTGRMAVLVPAERLAEVAAAVAARLPEAGYGSDPDLERRTVVLPVRQAKGLEFDTVLVVDPAAIATARHGENDLYVALTRATQRLGIIEVED, encoded by the coding sequence TTGTCAAGGGGCACGGAAGAAATCCTCCACGAACAGCGGTACCTGGACTTCCTGTACAAGCGTCTCGACGCTCTGCGCGGCCACACCGAGGACCAACTCTCCGGCGTGTTGCTCGCCGGCACCGGCACCCAGCAGGCGCGCACCGAGCGCGACACGCTGGCCACCGCCGGGTCGGTGCGGATCGCGCAGCTGGACGCGGCCGAGGAAGGGCTCTGCTTCGGCCGGCTGGACCTGGTCGAGGGCGAGCGCCGCTATGTCGGCCGGATCGGCATCCTCGGCGACGACGGCGATTTCGAGCCCCTGCTGGTGGACTGGCGGGCGCCGGCGGCGCGGCCGTTCTATGTGGCGACCTCCGCGGCCCCGCAGGGCGTGCGGCGGCGGCGCAGCATCCGGACCCGGTTCCGGACCGTCGTCGGGATCGACGACGACGTGCTGGACCTGGACATCGCGGCCGAGGGCGACGCCTCCGGGCTGGTCGGCGAGGGCGCGCTGCTGGCCGCGCTGACCGCCGGCCGCACCGGCCGGATGCGCGACGTGGTGGAGACCATCCAGGCCGAGCAGGACCACGCGATCCGGTCGGAGCTGCGCGGGGTCCTGGTCGTGCAGGGCGGGCCGGGCACCGGCAAGACCGCCGTGGCGCTGCACCGCGCGGCCTACCTGCTCTACACCTACCGCGAGCGGCTGGCCAAGCGCGGTGTGCTGATCGTCGGGCCGAACCCGACCTTCCTGCGCTACGTCTCGCACGTGCTGCCGGCGCTGGGGGAGACCAGCGCGGTGCTGGCCACGGTCGGGGAGATGTTCCCGGGGGTGCGGGCCTCGCGCGCCGACGCGCCGGAGGTCGCCGAGATCAAGGGCCGGGCGGCGATGGCGGACCTGGTCGCCGGCGCGGTGCGGGCCCGGCAGCGGGTGCCCGAGGACGTGCTGGAAGTGGTCTACGAGGGCGTGAAGTACCGGCTGGACCGCCAGACCTGCGAGGCCGCCCGCGAGCTCGGCCGCAAGACCAGCCGGCTGCCGAACCTGGGCCGCAAGGCGTTCGCCGAGTACGTCATCGACACCCTCGCCGGGCAGGTCGTGGACCGGCTGAACGACGACCCGCACCGCCAGGAGACGCTGGCGATGGTGAACCTGATCGCCGAGGAGCTCGGCGAGGACCCCGCGGAGATGGCCGACGGTGTGTTCCTGGGCCGGGCCGACCGCGACCAGATCGCGGCGTCGCTGGCTGACGAGCCGAGTGTGCAGGAGGCGCTGGACTGGCTGTGGCCGCAGCTGACGCCGCAGCGCATGCTCGCGGAGCTGTTCGCGACGCCGGAGCTGCTGCGCGAGGCCGTGGAAGAGGTCGGCAAGTCGGTCGGCAATTCGGTCGGCACGGTCGGCAATTCGGTCGGCACCACGGCCGGCGGAGCGCCGCTGTTGACGGACGCTGAGATCGACCTGCTGGTCCGCACCCCGGGCGGCTGGTCGGCGGCCGACATCCCGCTGCTGGACGAGGCCGCGGAGCTGCTGGGCGACTCCGACACCGCCGAGGCCGCGGCACGCGCCGAGGCCGAGCGCCGGGCCCGGATCGCCTACGCGCAGGGCGCCCTGGAAGTAGCCGAGGGCTCGCGCTCGATCGACCTGGAGGACCCGCGCGAGGAGATCGTCACCGCCGTGGACCTGGTCTCGGCCGAGATGCTGGCCGAGCGGTTCGAGGAGGTGGACGGCCGCAGCGTGGCCGAGCGCGCGATGGCCGACCGGACCTGGACCTTCGGGCACGTGATCGTGGACGAGGCGCAGGAGCTCTCGCCGATGGCCTGGCGGCTGCTGATGCGGCGCTGCCCGGCCCGCTCGATGACGCTGGTCGGCGACGTGGCGCAGACCGGCGACCCGGCCGGGGCGGCGTCCTGGGGCGGGGTGCTGGCCCCGCACGTCGGCGACCGCTGGCGGCTGGCGGAGCTGACGGTGAACTACCGCACCCCCTCGGAGATCATGGCCGTGGCCGCCGAGGTGCTGGAGCGCATCGATCCCGGGCTCAAGCCGCCGCGCTCGGTGCGCTCCAGCGGCGAGGAGCCCTGGCGGGTGTCGGTGCCGGCCTCCGGGCTGGCCGCGAAGGTCGCCGAGCTGGCGCTGGCCGAGGACTCCGCGCTGGCGTCCGGGGCGTCCGCGGCGGTCGGGGACACCGGCGACACCGGGCGCATGGCGGTGCTGGTGCCGGCCGAACGCCTCGCCGAGGTGGCGGCGGCGGTGGCGGCGCGGCTGCCCGAGGCGGGGTACGGCTCCGACCCGGATCTGGAGCGGCGCACCGTCGTGCTGCCGGTGCGCCAGGCGAAGGGGCTGGAGTTCGACACCGTGCTGGTCGTCGACCCGGCGGCGATCGCCACCGCCCGGCATGGCGAGAACGATCTCTACGTCGCGCTGACCCGGGCCACGCAGCGGCTGGGGATCATCGAGGTCGAGGACTGA